The following coding sequences are from one Prochlorococcus sp. MIT 1314 window:
- a CDS encoding aminotransferase class V-fold PLP-dependent enzyme — translation MINNLREQIPALKNKYYFNYGGQGPLPKSSLEVIVRTWEIIQDLGPFTNDMWPFIYKEILTTKRIIAQKLGVNSKNLALTENITSGMILPFWGIKVEEGEELLISDCEHPGVVAASREFCRRNKLIFKILPIQKIKNLNDENIILEISKNLNSKTKILIISHILWNFGYKIPLKQISIELKNNRENSYLLVDGAQTFGHIKIEEEVFYSDLYSITSHKWACGPEGLGAIYVSDRFINETDPTIIGWKSLKKEQGIYEPSDNLFHDDARKFEIATSCIPLLAGLRNSLDLLDKDCHEKEKNKNIRKLSKKLWEKLNQLKGVELVLEKKYLNGIVSFNIENIKDKDKFVQKLGEKKIWIRVLEDPKWFRACVHQMTTEAEIDLLAIEIKKILT, via the coding sequence ATGATAAATAATTTAAGAGAACAAATACCAGCATTAAAAAATAAGTATTATTTCAACTATGGAGGTCAAGGACCATTACCAAAATCTTCTCTAGAAGTAATAGTCAGAACTTGGGAAATTATCCAAGATTTAGGACCATTTACCAATGATATGTGGCCTTTTATTTACAAGGAAATATTGACTACAAAAAGAATCATTGCACAAAAATTAGGTGTCAATTCAAAGAATTTAGCCTTAACCGAGAATATTACTTCTGGTATGATTTTGCCTTTTTGGGGAATAAAAGTAGAAGAAGGAGAAGAATTGTTAATAAGTGACTGTGAACATCCTGGCGTAGTAGCGGCAAGTCGAGAGTTTTGCAGAAGAAATAAATTAATATTCAAAATTTTGCCAATCCAAAAAATTAAAAATCTAAACGATGAAAATATAATTTTAGAGATTTCAAAAAATCTAAATAGTAAAACTAAGATTTTAATTATTTCTCATATTTTATGGAACTTTGGATATAAAATTCCTTTAAAACAAATTTCTATAGAATTAAAAAATAATCGAGAGAATTCTTATCTACTTGTTGATGGAGCTCAAACCTTTGGGCACATAAAAATTGAAGAGGAAGTTTTTTATTCTGATTTATATTCAATAACTTCTCATAAATGGGCATGTGGTCCAGAAGGTCTTGGAGCCATTTATGTCTCAGATAGATTTATTAATGAAACAGATCCAACAATAATTGGTTGGAAATCACTAAAAAAAGAACAAGGCATCTATGAACCATCAGATAATCTTTTTCATGATGATGCAAGGAAATTTGAAATAGCTACCTCTTGTATTCCTTTACTTGCTGGGCTCCGGAATTCTTTAGATCTTTTGGATAAAGACTGCCATGAAAAAGAAAAAAACAAAAATATCAGAAAATTAAGTAAAAAACTTTGGGAAAAATTAAATCAATTAAAGGGTGTTGAATTAGTTTTAGAAAAAAAATATTTAAATGGGATTGTTAGTTTTAATATCGAAAATATTAAAGATAAGGATAAATTTGTACAGAAACTTGGAGAAAAGAAAATTTGGATTAGAGTTTTAGAAGATCCAAAATGGTTTAGAGCATGCGTACATCAAATGACTACAGAAGCTGAAATTGATTTACTTGCTATAGAAATAAAAAAAATATTGACTTAA
- a CDS encoding methyltransferase domain-containing protein, whose product MSESCCNTNTSNKASNKFDHKDAIQERYGSAALEKESCLCTPVGFNPVLLEAIPQEVIERDYGCGDPTKYVQKNDIVLDLGSGSGKNAFICAQIVGKEGKVIGVDQNPDMLCLSRSASKEVTKNIGFNNTEFLEGSIEKLDELDKDLNPLIADKSIDIILSNCVLNLVSPESRNNLLINIKRVLKDNGRIAISDIVSNKKVPLRLQNDHDLWTGCISGAWYEPDFISDFKELGFKNLEFAERSAEPWKVIEDIEFRTVTLLGNI is encoded by the coding sequence ATGTCTGAAAGTTGCTGTAATACAAACACATCGAATAAAGCGTCTAATAAATTCGATCATAAAGATGCGATTCAAGAAAGATATGGTTCAGCCGCACTTGAAAAAGAAAGTTGTCTGTGTACACCAGTTGGGTTTAATCCCGTTTTACTTGAAGCAATTCCTCAAGAGGTTATAGAAAGAGACTATGGATGTGGTGATCCAACAAAATATGTTCAAAAAAATGATATAGTTTTAGACCTTGGAAGTGGTAGCGGCAAAAATGCTTTTATTTGTGCCCAAATTGTTGGAAAAGAAGGGAAAGTTATTGGAGTTGATCAGAATCCTGACATGCTTTGTTTATCAAGATCAGCCTCTAAAGAAGTTACAAAAAATATAGGTTTCAACAATACAGAATTTCTAGAAGGTTCAATTGAAAAACTTGATGAATTAGATAAAGATTTAAATCCATTAATCGCAGATAAATCAATTGATATTATTTTAAGTAATTGCGTTCTAAACTTGGTAAGTCCAGAATCTAGGAATAACCTTCTAATAAATATAAAAAGAGTTTTAAAAGATAATGGAAGAATTGCAATTAGCGATATTGTCTCTAACAAAAAAGTTCCTTTAAGATTGCAAAATGATCATGATCTTTGGACAGGATGTATTAGTGGAGCATGGTATGAACCAGACTTTATAAGTGATTTTAAAGAACTAGGATTTAAAAATTTAGAATTTGCAGAAAGGAGTGCTGAACCTTGGAAAGTAATTGAGGATATTGAATTTAGAACAGTAACTTTATTAGGCAATATTTAA
- a CDS encoding DUF4278 domain-containing protein, translating to MTTLTYRGKNYVQNKEAAKKQLFELTYRRNVYTNRMADASSSNEKAELNYRGVNYTK from the coding sequence ATGACTACTTTAACTTACAGAGGTAAAAACTACGTTCAAAACAAAGAAGCTGCTAAAAAGCAACTTTTTGAACTTACCTACAGAAGAAACGTATACACCAATAGAATGGCAGACGCTTCTTCAAGTAATGAAAAAGCAGAATTAAATTACAGAGGTGTAAATTACACTAAATAA
- a CDS encoding NifU family protein, producing MSTETLSLTNENVEKVLDELRPFLISDGGNVEIAEIDGPIVKVRLQGACGSCPSSTMTLKMGIERKLKEMIPEISEVVQVL from the coding sequence ATGAGTACTGAAACACTCTCGCTGACAAATGAAAATGTAGAAAAAGTTCTTGACGAGCTTAGACCTTTTTTAATATCTGATGGAGGTAATGTAGAAATTGCAGAAATAGATGGTCCAATTGTCAAAGTAAGACTTCAAGGGGCATGTGGTAGTTGCCCCAGTAGTACTATGACTCTAAAAATGGGTATTGAAAGAAAGTTAAAAGAAATGATTCCTGAAATAAGCGAAGTTGTCCAGGTTTTATAA
- a CDS encoding malate:quinone oxidoreductase, which translates to MTSFKNPTNDNSYFDAVLVGAGIMSSTLALLISEVLPDIKFLIIEKLNAPGNESTGAFNNAGTGHAANCELNYTPLDEKGNIKIDKALSINRSFERSMSLWASLYEAGKIDIKKFLKFIPHISFVSGEDNISFLKKRFQKMTENPEFNDMEFSSSFDQISSWAPLITKDRNPFTKIAATRIGRGTDINFEALTKEYLSLVSLNKNVEIRYKTELVDLKKIDKKKWELEISSEGRKTSIRTAYVFLGAGGKTINYLQKSKIPEAKSYGGFPVSGKWLICDKKDLTERHNSKVYGKADIGSPPMSVPHLDTRWIDNKKLLLYGPFAGFTTKFLKQSSYFDLFSSIKKNNIFSMLDVGFKNNDLINYLISQSLKNHNSRVENLKNMMPSANPSDWYLKNAGQRVQIIKKTEGGGSLKFGTEIVNSSDGSLSALLGASPGASTAVSIMVEVLEKSVLFLKDKHNLQKKINDLIYPEPSASENDSTFIKDIKKRNNSIFGFHP; encoded by the coding sequence GTGACTTCATTCAAAAATCCTACTAATGACAATAGCTACTTTGATGCAGTCTTAGTAGGAGCAGGGATAATGAGCAGTACTTTAGCACTTCTAATTTCAGAAGTTTTACCAGATATAAAGTTTCTTATTATAGAAAAATTAAATGCTCCAGGAAATGAAAGTACTGGCGCGTTTAATAATGCAGGTACAGGACATGCTGCTAATTGCGAATTAAACTATACTCCTTTAGATGAAAAAGGTAATATAAAAATAGATAAAGCGCTCTCAATAAATCGTTCTTTTGAAAGATCCATGTCTTTATGGGCCTCATTGTATGAAGCAGGGAAAATTGATATTAAAAAGTTTTTAAAATTTATTCCTCATATTAGCTTTGTTTCTGGTGAGGATAATATTTCTTTTTTAAAAAAAAGATTTCAGAAAATGACCGAAAATCCTGAATTTAACGATATGGAATTTTCTTCATCTTTTGATCAAATTTCATCATGGGCTCCTCTAATAACTAAAGATAGGAATCCATTTACTAAGATTGCTGCTACAAGAATAGGTAGAGGAACAGATATAAATTTTGAGGCTCTGACTAAAGAGTATTTATCTTTAGTCTCTTTAAACAAAAATGTTGAAATTAGATACAAAACAGAATTAGTAGATTTAAAGAAAATTGATAAAAAAAAATGGGAACTAGAAATTAGTTCAGAAGGTAGAAAAACTTCGATTAGAACTGCCTATGTTTTTCTTGGTGCTGGTGGAAAAACAATTAATTATTTGCAAAAATCGAAAATTCCAGAAGCAAAGAGTTATGGTGGATTTCCTGTTAGTGGGAAATGGCTTATTTGCGATAAAAAAGATCTAACAGAAAGACATAACTCAAAAGTTTATGGTAAGGCTGATATTGGATCACCACCAATGTCTGTGCCTCATTTAGATACCAGATGGATTGATAATAAAAAACTTCTTTTATATGGGCCTTTTGCTGGATTTACAACAAAATTTTTAAAGCAAAGTTCATACTTTGACTTATTTAGTTCAATTAAAAAGAATAATATTTTTTCTATGTTAGATGTTGGTTTCAAGAACAACGATTTAATTAATTACCTAATATCACAATCATTAAAGAACCATAACTCAAGAGTTGAGAATTTAAAGAATATGATGCCATCAGCTAATCCCTCTGATTGGTATTTAAAGAATGCTGGTCAAAGAGTCCAAATAATTAAAAAAACTGAAGGTGGTGGTTCTTTGAAATTTGGAACAGAGATTGTGAATTCATCTGATGGATCATTATCTGCTTTGCTAGGAGCTTCTCCCGGAGCAAGTACTGCGGTTTCTATTATGGTTGAGGTTCTAGAAAAATCTGTTTTATTTTTAAAAGACAAGCATAATCTTCAGAAAAAAATAAATGACTTAATTTATCCAGAACCATCGGCTTCTGAAAATGACAGTACCTTCATAAAAGACATCAAAAAAAGAAATAATTCGATTTTTGGTTTCCATCCATAA
- the lepA gene encoding translation elongation factor 4: MTDISVSKIRNFCIIAHIDHGKSTLADRLLQDTGTVQQRDMQEQFLDSMDLERERGITIKLQAARMKYKADDSQEYVLNLIDTPGHVDFSYEVSRSLQACEGALLVVDASQGVEAQTLANVYLAIENNLEIIPVLNKVDLPGADAEKIKQEIEEIIGLDTSNAINCSAKTGVGIKDILEAIVRRVPPPQDEIKLPTKALIFDSYYDPYRGVIVYFRVISGSLNKREKILLMASKKNYELDEIGIMAPDQQQVDELHAGEVGYLAASIKSVADARVGDTITLLNSPANNPLPGYKTANPMVFCGLFPTDADQFPDLRVSLEKLQLSDAALKYEPETSSAMGFGFRCGFLGLLHMEIVQERLEREYDLDLIVTAPSVIYKVNLNQREHIFIDNPSTIPDPQLRESIEEPYVKMEIYAPNEFNGTLMGLCQERRGVFIDMKYITTDRVTLIYEIPLAEVVTDFFDQMKSRTQGYASMEYHLIGYRKNDLVRLDVLINSERADPLTSIVHKDKAYGIGRSLVEKLKELIPKQQFKIPIQASIGSRIIASESISALRKDVLSKCYGGDISRKKKLLKKQAKGKKRMKAMGKVEVPQEAFMAVLKLNQ; this comes from the coding sequence ATGACTGATATATCTGTTTCAAAAATAAGAAATTTCTGCATAATCGCTCATATTGACCATGGTAAATCTACCCTTGCAGATAGGTTACTTCAAGATACTGGTACTGTGCAGCAAAGGGATATGCAAGAACAATTTTTGGACAGTATGGATCTCGAAAGAGAGAGAGGAATTACTATCAAGTTACAGGCCGCTAGGATGAAATATAAAGCTGACGATTCTCAAGAATATGTTTTGAACTTAATAGATACTCCAGGACATGTTGATTTTTCTTATGAGGTTAGTAGATCTCTTCAGGCTTGTGAGGGCGCTTTACTCGTTGTTGATGCTAGTCAAGGTGTAGAAGCTCAAACCTTAGCTAATGTTTATCTTGCTATAGAAAATAATCTTGAAATAATTCCTGTTTTAAATAAAGTTGATTTGCCAGGTGCTGATGCTGAAAAAATAAAACAAGAAATAGAGGAAATTATTGGACTTGATACATCTAATGCAATAAATTGTTCAGCAAAAACTGGAGTCGGTATTAAAGATATTTTGGAAGCAATTGTAAGAAGAGTACCTCCTCCTCAAGATGAAATAAAACTACCTACAAAGGCACTAATTTTTGATTCATATTATGATCCCTATAGAGGAGTTATTGTTTATTTTAGGGTGATATCTGGTTCTCTTAATAAGAGAGAAAAAATATTATTAATGGCTAGTAAAAAAAATTATGAACTGGATGAGATAGGAATAATGGCCCCTGATCAGCAGCAAGTTGATGAATTACATGCAGGAGAAGTTGGTTATCTAGCTGCTTCTATAAAATCAGTTGCTGATGCGAGAGTGGGAGATACAATTACTCTTTTAAATTCACCTGCAAATAATCCTTTGCCTGGTTACAAGACAGCAAATCCTATGGTTTTTTGTGGCTTATTCCCGACTGATGCTGATCAATTCCCAGATTTAAGAGTATCTCTTGAAAAATTACAATTATCTGATGCAGCTTTAAAATATGAGCCCGAAACCAGTAGCGCAATGGGCTTCGGGTTTAGGTGCGGATTCCTAGGACTTCTTCACATGGAGATTGTTCAAGAAAGATTAGAAAGAGAATATGATTTGGATCTAATCGTAACAGCACCATCAGTTATCTATAAGGTTAATTTAAATCAGCGGGAACATATCTTTATTGATAATCCTTCTACAATTCCTGATCCACAACTTAGAGAATCAATAGAAGAGCCTTATGTGAAAATGGAAATTTATGCTCCCAATGAATTTAATGGAACATTAATGGGTTTATGTCAGGAAAGAAGGGGAGTATTTATAGATATGAAATACATAACAACAGATAGAGTTACTTTGATTTATGAAATTCCATTAGCAGAAGTAGTTACAGATTTCTTTGATCAAATGAAAAGTAGGACTCAAGGTTATGCATCAATGGAATATCATTTAATTGGATATAGAAAGAATGACCTTGTTAGATTAGATGTTCTAATAAATTCAGAAAGAGCAGATCCATTAACTTCTATTGTTCATAAAGATAAGGCTTATGGAATTGGCAGAAGTTTAGTTGAGAAATTAAAAGAACTTATACCAAAACAACAATTTAAAATACCTATTCAAGCATCAATCGGTAGCAGGATTATTGCAAGTGAAAGTATAAGTGCTTTGAGAAAAGATGTTTTATCTAAATGTTATGGAGGAGATATATCTAGGAAAAAGAAACTTTTAAAGAAACAAGCCAAAGGTAAAAAGAGGATGAAGGCAATGGGTAAAGTTGAAGTACCTCAAGAAGCTTTTATGGCAGTCCTTAAATTAAACCAGTAA
- a CDS encoding ABC transporter permease, producing the protein MKFLEANNFFGYSFSMLSNDIFAPPSLNHFCGTDRLGRDVCLRTLQGSSLAIEVVFLAILFSCSVGLPLGLLSGYFGGFFDKCLSLIMDTIFSIPVILLSVVVAFVLGKGILNAALALCIVYSPQYFRLIRNQTILVKSETYVEAAKVSGADVKRIIFKYILPNVITPLPILLTLNAADAVLVLGSLGFLGLGVPADVPEWGSDLNLAIAALPTGIWWTALFPGLAMFFLVLGLSFIGEDLEEIFDSQKSE; encoded by the coding sequence ATGAAATTTTTAGAGGCCAATAATTTTTTTGGTTATTCATTTTCAATGTTAAGCAATGATATCTTTGCCCCTCCTTCGCTTAATCATTTCTGTGGCACAGATAGATTAGGAAGAGATGTTTGCTTAAGAACTTTGCAAGGATCATCCTTAGCGATAGAAGTTGTATTCTTAGCTATTCTTTTTTCATGTAGTGTGGGTTTGCCATTAGGATTATTAAGTGGATATTTTGGTGGTTTTTTTGATAAATGCTTATCACTAATAATGGATACTATTTTCTCAATACCTGTAATTTTGCTTTCAGTTGTTGTGGCTTTTGTATTGGGTAAGGGTATCCTTAATGCAGCTTTGGCTTTGTGTATTGTTTACTCACCTCAATATTTTAGATTAATCAGAAATCAAACAATATTAGTTAAATCCGAAACTTACGTGGAAGCAGCTAAAGTTTCAGGGGCTGATGTTAAAAGAATTATTTTTAAATATATTCTCCCAAATGTAATAACACCTTTACCTATTCTGCTTACCCTGAATGCTGCGGATGCTGTTTTGGTATTAGGAAGTTTAGGATTTTTAGGTCTTGGTGTTCCTGCAGATGTCCCAGAGTGGGGAAGTGATTTAAATCTTGCTATTGCCGCTTTACCTACAGGCATATGGTGGACAGCTTTGTTCCCAGGTTTGGCAATGTTTTTTTTAGTTTTAGGTCTTTCTTTTATAGGAGAGGATCTTGAAGAAATTTTTGATAGTCAAAAGTCTGAATAA
- the trmH gene encoding tRNA (guanosine(18)-2'-O)-methyltransferase TrmH gives MSILPRRFERIKSVLDCRMKNLTVLVEDVNKPHNLSAILRTCDAAGVFEANFISKMNAVKTFNSTAQGSQKWVKLNNYENTINAISDLKNKGFKLYGTTLNSESVDYRNFDYSHNTCFVLGAEKWGLSKELISMVDQSIFIPMRGMVQSLNVSVAASILLFEAIRQRENKGVLPDNGEGLNIDEYQTTLFEWCYPELAEMYKNSAKEYPKLNDQGEFYPIQDN, from the coding sequence ATGTCAATTTTGCCAAGAAGATTTGAGCGAATCAAAAGTGTCTTAGATTGCAGAATGAAAAACTTAACTGTTTTAGTTGAGGATGTCAATAAGCCACATAATCTATCTGCGATATTAAGAACTTGCGATGCAGCTGGAGTTTTCGAAGCAAATTTTATTAGCAAAATGAATGCCGTTAAGACTTTTAATAGTACTGCTCAAGGTAGTCAGAAATGGGTCAAATTAAATAATTATGAAAACACTATCAATGCAATATCAGATTTAAAAAATAAGGGTTTTAAATTATATGGAACAACTCTCAATAGTGAATCAGTCGATTATAGAAATTTTGATTATTCTCACAATACATGTTTTGTGTTAGGAGCAGAAAAATGGGGATTGAGTAAAGAACTCATATCAATGGTTGATCAATCAATTTTCATACCTATGAGAGGTATGGTTCAATCACTGAATGTTTCAGTTGCTGCTTCCATATTATTATTTGAAGCTATTCGCCAGAGAGAAAATAAAGGTGTATTGCCCGATAATGGAGAAGGTTTAAATATAGATGAATATCAAACAACACTTTTTGAATGGTGTTACCCCGAATTAGCTGAGATGTATAAAAATTCAGCTAAAGAATATCCTAAGTTGAATGATCAAGGAGAATTTTATCCTATTCAAGATAACTAA
- a CDS encoding DUF393 domain-containing protein — protein MKNKLTFLFDGGCPLCLRETNFLKKRDIFNQILFVDINSKDYDQNLFNNISYSEAMSNLHGILENGEIIRGLDVLAYSYELIGLGWVYYPLKIKLLSPLLRLVYRYWAKYRLQITGRSNIEKFCTSKCEQ, from the coding sequence ATGAAAAATAAATTAACTTTTTTATTCGATGGTGGCTGTCCACTTTGCTTGAGAGAAACAAATTTTCTAAAAAAAAGAGATATCTTCAATCAAATTTTATTTGTAGATATTAACAGCAAAGATTATGATCAAAACCTATTTAATAACATCTCATATTCAGAAGCCATGTCCAACCTTCATGGCATTCTTGAAAATGGTGAAATTATAAGGGGACTAGACGTACTTGCATATTCTTATGAATTAATTGGTTTAGGTTGGGTTTATTATCCTTTGAAGATTAAACTCTTATCTCCATTATTAAGGCTGGTTTATAGATATTGGGCAAAGTATAGACTTCAAATTACAGGTCGATCCAATATTGAAAAGTTTTGTACCTCTAAATGTGAACAATAA
- a CDS encoding TIGR03643 family protein, whose translation MENIDIDRIIEMCWEDRTPFEAIEYQFGLKEEDAIKIMRQNLKPKSFKIWRERVSGRNTKHMALKDSTRFKSTHKRKL comes from the coding sequence ATGGAAAATATAGACATAGACAGAATAATAGAAATGTGTTGGGAAGATAGAACTCCCTTTGAAGCTATTGAGTATCAATTTGGTTTAAAAGAGGAAGATGCGATCAAAATTATGCGTCAAAATCTTAAACCTAAATCATTTAAAATCTGGAGAGAGAGAGTTTCGGGAAGAAATACTAAACATATGGCGCTTAAAGATTCAACTAGGTTCAAATCTACTCATAAGAGAAAATTATAA
- a CDS encoding DUF2256 domain-containing protein, giving the protein MKNLSNKICPVCNRPFEWRKKWKNCWDDVIYCSKRCSNRKSQR; this is encoded by the coding sequence TTGAAAAATCTTTCTAATAAAATTTGTCCTGTTTGTAATAGGCCATTCGAATGGCGTAAAAAATGGAAAAACTGTTGGGATGATGTTATCTACTGTTCAAAAAGATGCAGTAATAGAAAGTCGCAAAGATGA